The following nucleotide sequence is from Mytilus edulis chromosome 13, xbMytEdul2.2, whole genome shotgun sequence.
TGTGAGAAGAACAAGAAGACAGAGACTAGATTTAAAATTTCCAAATGAAAGTTCAACAAAAAGTCTTATTTGTACATCCTTTAAACATTAGACGATTGTTCGAATGGCGGTGTGCACCCATTATAAATGGTGTAGAGAGTGGACATCTATCTCAAATCGTCATcataataaataaaagcaacagtagtgtaccgatGTTTAAATTTCGAGAGACTGTCAGACAAAAATATAATTAGATAGAACAAAAAAGGATCGtttcaggttcaacccaccatgttattttcttaaaatgtcccgtACCCAGTCatgaaaattgccattgttataccatagttcgtgtctgtgtgtgttacattttaatgctgtgtTGCTGTTGTgacgtagttctcttatatttgatgcatttCCCTCAGCTTaagtaacccggatttgtttttttctcaatcgattttactaccgttgcctttattATTCAAACAGTATTAAGGAAAACAAGTAATgttaaaactgatttttgttgGGCTAAACAGATGCGAATACCGGAGACAAACTAGGACAATTTGTCAAACTCAGATATCAATACTTTGTTGGCCTTGACCtgtttctactctttggtcgggtctttgacacattcgacattttcattcttaattttatttggGTAGGAAGAGACATATTGTACTTAGTATAACTCTACTTCTAAAAACGCTAAAATCAGTTGTATTAATAGATCAATTGAACGACTggaaaacatctgtcatattcctgacaaagTAAAATACTGTTGcctcatatatattttttttgttatttatttattctgaAAATGTATTAAATACACCCATTCTGTTGAGTTTTCTCCAATGTATGTTATTTGTTCTTTTCGTGTAGGACGACTTTGTGAAAATTTACGAAGTTTCGTTTGAAACTGATTGTACTGTATATCTAGTGATTTATGGTCTACAAAAGTAGACTAAATTCAGATTTCTCACACTTATTGACCATGTATCAggatttccttttttaaatagttatcaaaagtaccaggattataattttatacgccaaacgcgcgtttcgtctacataagactcatcagtgacgctcagatcaaaatagtgaaaaagccaaacaaatacaaagttgaagagcattgaggaccaaaattccaaaaggttgtgccaaatacggctaaggtaatctattcctggggtaaaAACATAAGAACGGCATAACTTACATTTGACTATTTACATTTGATGCTCCAAATAGAAGAAaagatttaattaaaattaacCATAAACTAATAAATGAATCTTAAACGGTCATTTTGGTGTGATAAATCAGGCTATCATGTATACTCTTTCAGTCAATTTTGAGGTAATTGAAAACAACTCAGGCGATTCGCTAGAATCTATTTAGTACTATGAAGTAttccgtcattatgttattgttctattatgatcatgtcattatgttattgttctattatatgtcattatgttattgttctattatatgtcattatgttattgttctattatatgtcatcatgttattgttctattataaatttgaaaatactttgaaggacaaacgacaaaattattttactcgcgtagtggtattaccCATATGTgatttcttaaaaattctaaaaaacttctgaaattaattctaacataacttttaatttttaacccTGAATACCACCATTcctaatgtgatttttttttatctaaaatacattgaacgacaaaatttcttcctatgtgacgtttgCATTTTCTGACATCAGATAAGCGAAGCAGTGAATGTGTATTTTAATTTGATAGTTGCTTGTGTGCTTTtatgtaaatgtttgtttgttttgagattgtaacacagtgatgaatGCTGTACCCATATTGTGACTATTTTTCCTAtcatatgtctgttttgttcacgcatcgttgtaaatataacggaatttgatgcggctgtcatacaagtgagaggtttagcgttattaaaccaggttcaattcaccattatctacatttgaaagtgcctgtaccaagtcaggaatatgacagctgttgtccattcgtttgatgtgttttgtcatttgattttttcaattgattagggactttccgttttgaattttcctcgcagtTCAGTTTTGTTTGTGATTTGTTCCCCCACAGTTCAGTATAATGTTTATGTGTACAAGTTAATTACAACAACTGAACAGTCTGGACATAGACTGAATATTCATtatatgttaaaaattgactgcaAATGGATTGTCTGCAGAGTACTGAATTTACAGCAATGAATAAGTCTGAAAATGTcctgaaaaaatgaaaatttcaaaacagaagGTCCCTTATCAATTGGCGAaattaaaaactcaaacacagaaaacgaatggaaaacaattgaCATTTTCCTTATGTAAACACTGTTGGgttaaaaccaaattttataGCTAGTTACATGAAAGACTGAAATGTCTTAATCATTTCTTGTGCAGTCTTTCAAGAGCTGCTGAGATCAAAATGACCgtttaagataaaacaaaaattattatgtAGTCATAATGTTCAACTATTTTCCCGTCACTTTTATACGTGATTTTGTTATTATTAATTGCAACGTATGTCAATTGGTACGGGCTAAAACTATATGTTGGTTAAAATATTCATTGTTTAGAAATAAGGTGTTTATGTCCCCAATCTGGGTGATATTTATGAGAAAGATTAGCAAGTCCGTGACAAATCTTAttacttatataaatataagacAAGGTTGACATGTACTTCATGAACATGACACATCAAAAACCATGTTTATTTTGTCAAGATTGTGAAAACTATTTTTTGTTAGACTACAAGATTGGTGGTATTAAGTTGAGCTTTTGTACAAAAAATTCCCCATGAATAGAATACATCGAACactttttgaacaattttttgtAAAGCGATAACAAAAACGCAAATTTAAGATATACCAGTACATAAGTCGTCAAGAAATTCCTGGATTGCTTGGTTTATTGAAACACTTCGCtaactttaataattaaaaaaaataacgtcTCAATTAATAAATTTTCAAAGTATAATATGTCAAAATTAATAGATAAACGGTCGCAAAACAATTGTTAGAATATAGCGCTAGATaatatcatcatagataccagcctTAAGATTGTGTACATCAGATGCATTGCTTCGACATATCAGGTTCGCTCGAatgaaaacagtttaaaaaagcCAAAGACCATcataagttgaagagcattgaagatccgaAAATTACTCTTTATGCAAATGAACCTATATGCGCAAATTTTAGTCAAGAAAAAATATTCAATCACCTTAATTTTAATCACctattttataaaaagtaaatacaTATATTTGAATGAGTATGTTGCTAACAACCTAAAATTGCCCCATAAGAGAAAACACTATATAATTTTATGCACTTTCAAAAATATAACATCTCATCTTCAATCAGTCAATGAATGACTAAATGTAGTATCGTACGGATTGATATTCAGAATATTCATTTATAAAAGTTAATTTGCGATACttttataataattatgaaagatttttgtaataaaagtaaaatataatgtTAAATTACTCCCCATGTTGCATCCAATGTTTAATATTGGACAAGTTTTCAATGTTGCATGTGCaaagaattcaaaatttatacttttatataaGTGAATTTTCGGAACACTTATATAAAATAATGTGAGATACCTTTACAATATGAAAGATTTtggaaataaaagtaaaatatagtTCTAAATGACCCCCACGTTGCATCCAATGTTTAATATTGAACAAGTTTTCCATGTTGCATGTGCAATGaattcaaaatttgtatttttatataagtgAATTTTCggaacatttatatataataacgTGCAATATCTTTACATTATGGAAGATTTTggtaataaaagtaaaatataacgTAAAATTACACGTTGCatccaatatttatatttttatataagtgAATTTTCGGAACACTTTTATAACTATTCGTTCACGTTTTCAATGCAAAATAAATCTTACGAAACTAAATCTTACGAAACATTATGCGGTCAAATAAAAACTATGACATGATGCTACCTCATTGTAATGATAAATAACTCGGTGCACGTAAAAAAAACGTGGTTCAAGAAAAAAACCATTAACCCGATTATAAAAGTTATACAATTATCAATTTGCATTATGGAAATTGTGCcacgtttaaaaatataaaaaattgtataattaAAATCATAACCGCGACGAGAcggaaataaaaatagaatttacATAAATGATAGGTGTCTATAACCTTGAAGTCATCTGTTTGTGTTTGTAGATAGaagtttttgttttctgttccttttaaaattgttatacaatgtacgatgatgactgatgaacccatattttgactattttatgtaTTGTGTCTGTTAAcgaatcattgtaaatataacggaatttgatgagactgtcatcaaagtgaaagggttagcgccataaaaccaggtttaatccaccattttctacatttgaaaatgcctgtaccaagtcaggaatatgacagttcttgtccattcgttttttgatgcgtttttttatttgattttgcaatgtgattatggactctccgaattgattttccactaagttcagtatttttgtgattttaatttttaaacagtaaatcaTCTTAAAGTCGCTTTCAGATGCGATATTATACAAGGTTCTTGATAAAGGGGGAGGAGCTTCATGTGTGAATTGTGTAATTCGTTttgcccatttttttttatatcaaatcatagcatattttgtttttacttctaTTTGctgttggcatttttttttattttctattgttttccatttattctctattttctttttttccattgGTATCTATTAATTTTGATAACCCTAagtttgacatgtttacctatcatgtctgtttgttttgttcacgcatcgttgtcaatataatggaatttgatgcgactgtcatacaagtgagaggtttagctagctagaaaatgcctataccaagtcaggcttacgacagttgttatccatacgtttgatgtgtttgtgctttagATTTTgtaaagttcagtatttttgtaattttacttttatctAGCACATTTTGAGAAAATGACATTTTGTCAGTACATGTTTCAAATCACACTGAACAGCGTTATGTGCATGCATTTGTGTAGATATTTGGTGCGTTTTAAAAAAACCATTTGTGATATCAAataatatttacttgacactgttACATAAAAAACCGGTTCCTTATTATATATTTCCCCATATATTAATTCTGATaccaattgaaaataaaactttgaacTGTTGTACGTACGAATAGCATTTCTAGATAATAATGTACTGAAAGAGCTCAAAATCATGAATTTGAAGACCAATTATAAATTGTATTGTATTACGAGTGGACCTTACATTATTAGCCAAATCTACACTCGGGACTTTTTGGTTCAGGGAGTCGGAACTTTTGTTTCCAATAATTTTACTGAATGTTTAAAGCTATGTAATAAATTAGGCATGTTCCGATGACCTAACTACTGATCAAACGTAGTATCCGGGGCAAGCTATTTTACAACAGAAacacacgacgagtgccacatgtggagaaggatctacatacccatccggagcacctgagattacctcCAAGTTTTTTAGATTCAAATTCATCAGGAAGTCGATCATAAAGGAGtcggttcagtaagacccctttttggccccaaaatatagcagtttaagaaaattgtaaaaatgtaatctttaagctatattttggaaagtaaaatgcttctgcttcataaatatgagctgtttttgacaatacaatgcacaaaaatcgcgttctagcatcattaagccatgataaattactgaaatcttcaaaatttttgcattttggttaatttttagacggtttccgtctaaaatgaaagtggccgcattcgtgttcattcataatattgaaaggtaagttgtatttgatgatgatacaaaacatatataaaggttgaggataaacacggATACGGTTCCGGTCAAACGTATGCAATttagaaaatatcaaatataccAAGAACTTTAGTTGTCAGACAAACGGATGAGTGCAAATGAACAGTTTTATCAATTACACAATTAATTTAccttatatacaaaataatgaattaaaaaaaaactagtttaaaaataacattatataaaataaaaataaaaataaatagatgttAGCAGTACTTACTTTTCTTTCTTCTTTCagttttttcaaatcaattctcTTCCAGGACCCGacaattttaagtttttcttCGATTATAAATAGGCTGAAGATGAAAATAAGGAAGACACCTAATTGAATGTCGTCGACTTTTATTGACTGAACTTTAATTTTTGTGATCAGGTATTAAATAGACTGAAAAGTATTTGAATAGATTTAAAATTTTACCCCAGGTATCTGAACCTTTCATTTTCCACTACTGACTTTGAGTAAAGTCTACCTATGTGGATTTGCATTTTCTCTTTAGGTCCCTTTAGGTTATATAgctttttttgtattcaaattctCAACCATCCTTGGTATTAATTTTTTTGGGGTTTATGCTTTTCTTAAAATGGTAAATACAGAAAATCACGTAGGAGGTATAGACTTAGaaagatttattttaattaaGATAATCAATTAAGTATTTATAAACATGAAAATAGTGCAAACAGtatgttaataaaattaaaaaaaaaaaaacacaaaaaaaaacacaaaaaaaatccccCAAAAAACAGcacaaatataattattttgtgaactttattgttttcagtttatctGTCACGTCTAGTCTGTGtttgttttatagatattttctgttttgtatatCTGACGAGTTAggcattttaaactgatttttatagtttgtactGTTATATTACTTTCTCGTATTAGGGTGACAGTCAAACAAGTTTAATCCCACCATATTCTATATGTTCTAGTTCCAGTTCAAAGTATGGAGCTTTTCATTGAGTGGTTGTCGGTTCGTTTGGTGTTATTTTACTGTTTCTCATATTCGTTTTTCTTtgattgtttattataatttgtGTTTGTATTGGGCCGTTACATCAGTTTCCGCTGGAAGCAGAACGTTGGCGCATTTAATCAACGCCTCATTCTAGTTACATGCAGTTCTGTGATTGTCGTTGTTTCATTTCTGTCATAATTGTTTTTggttaattgttttgttacaaattatgccgttagtttttctcaattgaattattttatattttttgtcggggccttttatatcctACTAGGtaaatgtttttctgttttgtttaagGGCGTATTGTGGCTTATAATTGGAACTTTGGTGAACTGTGGTATCATAAGGAGTCATAccacaatcataccacatcaccttatATTTTTATAGAACAGATAGTACACATATTTCTTCTTTTAAACTCTTGTCTAAttagttttgtaaattttaaacatCCGGAAGGCTTTCCTTGACTCATCATCAATAACTCTAAATGGCGAATGTTTGAATAAAAGGCAAGGATGTATGTGACCCGAAGCAGCTGCAGAGCTATATGACTACATAAGACATTTAATATCAAATCTGTTCCTATTTCGGAGTATTAAATTGTAAGtctggtacctatgataactattaTCATGTCGAAATATactattgtattgttttattaggtctttccacttttctgtggaaagacctattgtttttcttctgattatttttttttttttcttccgcctaattttgttcttgcgataaacatttgtttcgcaatatgtcgcttagatattttgtatatgatatggaacagtttatgcgcttttgaaatttaccctgcgtaaacaaatacttttctttgtaggagttatctccccaaacactgttttccttgttatcgcatctccttcgcaaccgtaaaagattatgacaaatttattttacaaaattgctcgttatatccttcgcatgatttgtcctattttgaccgaagcaatatgaccgctccatatgagagttatttccccttatgcatctgatataagtgatatgaatttctatcttataaatcataagtgatagagacctaggatcttttgatttgaggtccttggtcccaaaaaatgaaaattaggtcaaggtcaaaggtcaaggtcatattctaatatttgaatttggcttattttcacttatatccaaagactgtataagatatcaacaaattatttttactaaattgttagttgcgacatgtcgtaagatgtaaattttgattgcaagcgtacgttgaatgtaaaagggagttttctcccctcttgtatttaaaaatacgcgtttggtgatataactcattaactaaatataattaagacctatggtcttttgatttgaggtccttggtttatgaccttgaaattgatctcaaggtcatagcttaatttgacgttctagattttgacctttgcttttattctatatgtatacatgataaagatatacaacttttagaaaaaggtatcaaaccatttaaccttgaacaAACCCAACCGGAAGTGactttttgtaaaccggaagtagctattttttttgtactttattaatataaaagtatatagaaccagatatttttggaatcagtgtcaagtaaatattcaaatataatcggaagtaacatttttcaaaccggaagtaacaaattatctcccttatttaaaaaaaatgtatggaaacaatatatttttggaatcagcttactaggagctatcatttgacgattgaaatgacattttaaacttagtttcacaacttttcatatcaaaatacattgttttgatggaaagaccttcaattgttctctgaacaattggtttttaattatacatgtatttgtgaaCTTATCTGTcctgcatttatttgtactgtaatcCTGTCATGTAAAGTTTtccttttagtgttatatttaacattgcaataaaagcacgaggtttggctagccccaaaaccaggttcaactaactattttttcttaaaatgtcctgtaccaaataaGGAAATTGGCAGTTGTTAccttatatttcatttcagtGTGTGTTacgttgtcgttttttttttgttgcgctttgatgtttctgttgtttcgatgttttcctcttatagttgatgtgtttccctcggttttggtttgtaacccggatttgttttctctcaatcgatttgtgactttcgaacagcgatatattactgttgcctttatttaatgctattacgaaatttcaaaaaatcacatttttgtaatgtcggattttttttttggggggggggggggggaattgacAATAAAAACAATGTAACAAAATCAGTAAATACTTGTTCTGCAGTGAAACATGATGGAGAATTGTTTGTAACGGATGTAActataataatttaatataataatgtaataaaacataatttatttgaaatagaCTATTCACAATGAAACATACAAAATGTGAAGCAAGTattcaaaaattaacaaaataaaaactatttGAGTTCATGTTTTACTATAAACGATTTCGTTATTCACATGCCATATCCACCTCCAGGTCCGAATCCACCGCCACCTTGGTTTTGTCCCTGTCCGCCATTTCCGCCATTACCGCCGTTACCTTGATTTTTCATCATGCCTCCTACCATTCCTTTAAACTGACCTGGAACAAATTTCATCCATGATGGTTCTTGACCATTTTCACCACGCATTCCTTTTGGAATCATTTTCATAAAGGAACCCATTCCACCGCCGCCGCTACCACCTCCCATCATGCCTCCCATACCGCCCATGCCACCACCAGCACCGCCACCTCCGCCTGGAATCATTTTCATAAAAGAACTCATTCCACCCATTCCACCACCTGCACCGCCACCACCGCCAAAAAATGCTGCAGAGTAGTTGACTACCAACAAAAGGCCAAAGGCCATTAAGATATGTGTATTCATCTTCAGTTCTGCTGATGGAGGTCTAAAATAGAAAGTGATAATCATTATACAGTGAAAATCTTAATTTGAGTATTCGTTTTGCAATTCTGTTACTAAACATAAGAATAAACACGTATAATTTAACACGTGATATTGGTTTAAACAGTAATACAACTTACTCAGCGGGAAACAGTTCATTTTGTCACCCACTCGCTGGGGTAATGCAAATTTAGTCAATTAAgagtttattattaaattttcaaatcactTAATAACAGACtatgataacatttttaaaaagtgtaaaagaCAATTATTTTAATTCTTATCTAACATAATGAATCATTTAAAGGAAAACAATaacattattgataataaatAACACACAGCTGTGAGGGTGATAGCGCAGATTGTTACCTACTATAAGACAATGTAAACATTTGTTTTCCCGGGATAATAATCCTAATATCACCATCTcaactatgtatttttttttatttaatgccTTATATGCCTATAAATATCAACATAGAATTAAACAACATTGCATAACTTTTATGCATACTATATTTTTGATAACTGTTTTCATTTGGTGTTAAGACAGGCTGATTATTCTTAGTTGCTTTGGTTTATAAACATTGGAACTTTATTGggctttataaaatattaatatttttattttattctttcaaGTAACagcacataaaaaaataaaagttagtcGACTTTAGCACGTAAAAGCTTACaacaagacaaaaataaaaataaacccaATAGAT
It contains:
- the LOC139500840 gene encoding uncharacterized PE-PGRS family protein PE_PGRS20-like, which translates into the protein MNTHILMAFGLLLVVNYSAAFFGGGGGAGGGMGGMSSFMKMIPGGGGGAGGGMGGMGGMMGGGSGGGGMGSFMKMIPKGMRGENGQEPSWMKFVPGQFKGMVGGMMKNQGNGGNGGNGGQGQNQGGGGFGPGGGYGM